One Xiphophorus maculatus strain JP 163 A chromosome 10, X_maculatus-5.0-male, whole genome shotgun sequence genomic region harbors:
- the LOC102219373 gene encoding alpha-tectorin-like isoform X38: MAGRILLPLLLLSATAGVATQTTTASETTQAGISTQRQAGVSTQSQAGISTQRQAGVSTQSQAGLSTQRQAGVSTQSQAGVSTQSQAGISTQRQAGVSTQSQAGISTQRQAGVSTQSQAGLSTQRQAGVTSQSQAGMTNQSQAGLSTQRQAGVSTQSQAGVTNQSQAGLSTQQQAGVSTQSQAGFSTQRQAGVSTQSQAGLSTQQQAGVSTQSQAGFSTQRQAGVSTQSQAGVTNQSQAGLSTQRQAGVTSQSQAGLSTQQQAGVSTQSQAGFSTQRQAGVSTQSQAGVTNQSQAGFSTQRQAGVSTQSQAGVTNQSQAGFSTQRQAGVSTQSQAGVTNQSQAGLSTQQQAGVTSQSQAGLSTQQQAGVSTQSQAGLSTQRQAGVSTQSQAGMTNQSQAGLSTQQQAGVSTQSQAGLSTQRQAGVSTQSQAGVTNQSQAGLSTQRQAGVSTQSQAGLSTQRQAGVSTQSQAGLSTQQQAGVSTQSQAGVSTQSQAGMSTQSQAGVSTQRQAGVTPQSQGPLYPIAGTISSQSDDGSSPAISLLRSFNYFGQSYSQIYVNHNGDLTFDAPWYSYTPQRFPMYGSKDVIAPFWTDLDNRGNGDIYYIQYTSGSILQQVTQDINRYFPALNFQANWVFIATWHEVAYFPTTGTQTTFQAVLTTNGQYSFVLMNYGSIASTSRYVQAGYDTISSSHHFTIPGSFSSDATGPNSTFSLGSNVNVPGRWAFRVDHGSLVCNFNGQPVQLGDSFWSDSTCAQKCICTRAGLQCSNNPCSFSQICRPAAFQYSCQTVQRQTCTVTGDPHYYTFDNSVFHFQGTCTYVLSEQCQNGLPYYRVEGKNGHQGSTHVSWTVLVKVFVHDENIELVKGHQSQAKVNGSFVSTPFSLRNGSIQVYQSGFSVIISTDFGLMVSYDRFLYVRISLPYTYQNSTCGLCGNFNNRPEDDFRTREGEVVSSDVDFANSWKAAGDDEPGCDPHCSGLACAGCTAAQTALYRNSAHCGILENSTGPFAACHQQLPPRSFVDSCVYDLCVSGGYQPILCQALNVYSSQCQQNGIQPQSWRRSGFCEIPCPANSHFEAQGTGCPSTCVNPNSTNNCPLPNQESCVCNSGYLLSGGVCVPHSDCGCSFEGHYYRSGETVILDADCGRRCTCRFGSMTCSSHTCGQHESCRVEDGVRGCRPNSFATCWTRGPGSYNTFDGVMYQYPGACRLTLAKVMGSSDRTHFMITVEKVPQGPQGFSNVLKFEAQGTQVAIEMSNTSTVKVDGQLTRLPFSSGSNRIRIFQSSTHSVILRTAFGVTLQTVWPHFVRVTAPGVYSGLLGGLCGNYNADQNDDFRTPNGTLVTDSQMFGDSWRDGSLADHCVESRPRNPATNLRSSEYCGVLTSPTGPFTSCWAAVNPWQQVDACVEILQGSRDPASTLCEVLRDYALMCQHNDGSLGQWRNATGCVPTCPSNSHYELCGSSCPSSCPSLSFPFTCDTQCQEGCQCNDGFVLNGNQCVPPTSCGCFHDGRYRQAGEQFWDGEACQSFCTCNGVTGVVQCSPNSCGPQESCHVVGGEFGCHPNPHGTCSASGDPHYLTFDGKAYDFQGTCRYVLATVCNDTVDLHQFSVKAKNEPWFGLPVSITAEVVVDVLGYEVRMSRGNIGTVEVNGITRNLPIVFNGSLSIFGSGSQTFVNAAFGLSVMYDGSSTVSISVPPSYRGNMCGLCGNFNGNQTDDFHTPSGALSNTADAFGAAWKVPGNHTCSDGCGSSCAQCNDDRSARAQCEVIRAADGPFSFCHEEVDPAPYFSDCVFDVCVSGNRGSDLLCRALETYVSACQSANVRIYPWRQNTTCRTECPANSHYELCGTDCGHTCASSIDAACDHVCSEGCFCDEGFSRSGTSCVPVESCGCQHDGFYFNAGESFWTDGCSQQCECQAPNVLICSPSSCTPTQECTIRDGQLGCYDAMSTCTVLGDPHYITFDGALTHFQGSCSYVITESLRHSNNETQYKVVATNKHRGNNFVSFVSSVDIFLSNHPESAHVRLGPNKRVKVNGAEVSLPTTAGTFGQVMRQGSYIVFNAADVVVQFDGSSTLLVRMGRNYQNRVSGMCGNFNGDPNDDKVLPNGTLAQNDNQFGHSWKSETSQEGCGSTDQRSGDGLSDCRFIEEYKELCRVITNTSGPFSSCHLHSNPQPFFTSCVYDLCLYTPANGMLCSAVSAYEKTCTNLGLSIPNWRSPLRCAETDPCEQLDCAEYEWCGKKNGVYGCFCDEQHHRPNNESYDSNIECSSSSGTMSVSRCQLFEAGFHSSALHLHDSSCNGTLQDGRLIFHFDNDGHLCGTALRSNGTHFMYENTIQGHVDPHGGLISRERNLHLDFSCVYPLAQALSMAVGINPVESILRKKLPVGTGSYSVRMIPYEDEGFHFPLSTNGNIELEVDQMFYMEVRTEGVDQRQFATVLDSCWATPVNQANYPVRWDLIASQCPNPEDGTVEVIQNGVSTVSRFSFRMFSFTNHTQIYLHCSVHLCLLRNNNCRAHCYPGYHTLFKRDVSYHDSSALSIGPLVLVAQPNTGGLIQRNGVNRKISTSDGTGHLASIVTLIVSLLMTRILVN, translated from the exons ctGGATTGTCAACTCAACAACAAG ctGGAGTGTCAACTCAAAGTCAAG ctgGATTTTCAACTCAGCGTCAAG ctGGAGTGTCAACTCAAAGTCAAG ctGGAGTGACAAATCAAAGTCAAG ctgGATTTTCAACTCAGCGTCAAG ctGGAGTGTCAACTCAAAGTCAAG ctGGAGTGACAAATCAAAGTCAAG ctgGATTTTCAACTCAGCGTCAAG ctGGAGTGTCAACTCAAAGTCAAG ctGGAGTGACAAATCAAAGTCAAG ctGGATTGTCAACTCAACAACAAG ctGGAGTGACATCTCAAAGTCAAG ctGGATTGTCAACTCAACAACAAG ctGGAGTGTCAACTCAAAGTCAAG ctgGATTGTCAACTCAGCGTCAAG ctGGAGTGTCAACTCAAAGTCAAG ctGGAATGACAAATCAAAGTCAAG ctgGATTGTCAACTCAACAACAAG ctGGAGTGTCAACACAAAGTCAAG ctgGATTGTCAACTCAGCGTCAAG ctGGAGTGTCAACTCAAAGTCAAG ctGGAGTGACAAATCAAAGTCAAG ctgGATTGTCAACTCAGCGTCAAG ctGGAGTGTCAACACAAAGTCAAG ctgGATTGTCAACTCAGCGTCAAG ctGGAGTGTCAACTCAAAGTCAAG ctGGATTGTCAACTCAACAACAAG ctGGAGTGTCAACTCAAAGTCAAG ctGGAGTGTCAACTCAAAGTCAAG CTGGAATGTCAACTCAAAGTCAAG ctgGAGTATCAACTCAGCGTCAAG CTGGAGTGACACCTCAAAGTCAAG gaCCCCTCTACCCAATTGCTGGAACAATAAGCTCTCAATCAGATGATGGAAGCTCACCTGCAATTTCACTCCTACGATCCTTTAACTATTTTGGACAGTCTTACTCTCAGATTTAC GTGAACCACAACGGAGATCTGACCTTTGATGCACCATGGTATAGTTATACTCCTCAACGTTTTCCAATGTATGGAAGCAAAGACGTCATTGCTCCGTTCTGGACTGATTTAGACAACAGAGGAAATGGTGATATCTACTATATTCAGTACACCAGCGGCTCTATTCTCCAACAAGTTACACAGGACATCAATAGATACTTCCCAGCTCTTAACTTTCAGGCAAACTGGGTCTTCATAGCAACATGGCATGAAGTTGCCTATTTTCCAACAACTGGAACA CAAACAACCTTTCAGGCAGTCTTGACTACCAATGGCCAATATTCATTTGTGCTGATGAATTATGGCTCAATAGCCTCCACGTCAAGATATGTACAG GCTGGATACGATACGATCAGTTCCTCTCACCACTTCACCATCCCTGGATCATTCTCTAGTGACGCAACCGGACCTAACTCAACTTTTAGTCTTGGCAGTAATGTCAACGTACCCGGTCGCTGGGCCTTCCGTGTCGATCATGGATCATTAGTCTGTAATTTTAATG gtcaACCTGTTCAACTTGGTGACTCTTTCTGGAGTGACAGCACCTGTGCACAGAAATGCATCTGCACCAGAGCAGGGCTGCAATGCTCCAACAATCCCTGCTCCTTCTCCCAAATCTGTCGGCCAGCTGCCTTTCAGTACTCCTGCCAGACTGTGCAAAGACAAACCTGCACCGTCACTGGAGATCCACATTACTACACCTTTGACAACTCAGTGTTTCACTTTCAAGGCACATGCACTTACGTTCTGTCAGAGCAGTGTCAGAACGGACTGCCCTACTACAGAGTGGAGGGGAAGAATGGGCATCAGGGTAGCACTCATGTTTCATGGACAGTACTGGTCAAAGTCTTTGTTCATGATGAAAATATCGAGCTGGTTAAAGGACATCAAAGTCAGGCCAAG GTCAACGGAAGCTTTGTATCAACTCCGTTTTCCCTCAGAAACGGCTCTATCCAGGTTTATCAGTCAGGTTTCTCTGTGATCATCAGCACTGACTTTGGCCTGATGGTTTCTTATGACAGGTTTTTATATGTCCGAATCAGTTTGCCCTACACTTACCAAAATAGCACATGTGGGCTCTGCGGAAACTTCAACAATCGCCCTGAGGATGACTTTCGAACCCGTGAAGGTGAAGTGGTGAGCTCTGATGTGGATTTTGCCAACAGCTGGAAAGCTGCTGGTGATGATGAGCCTGGCTGTGATCCTCATTGTTCAGGTCTGGCCTGTGCTGGCTGCACAGCAGCTCAGACAGCACTGTACAGAAACTCTGCCCACTGTGGTATTCTTGAGAACAGCACAGGTCCGTTTGCTGCATGCCATCAACAACTTCCTCCAAGATCTTTTGTGGACAGCTGTGTGTATGATCTCTGTGTCAGTGGAGGGTATCAACCCATTCTGTGCCAAGCCCTAAATGTCTACTCAAGTCAGTGTCAACAAAATGGGATCCAGCCGCAAAGCTGGCGGCGTTCTGGCTTCTGTG AAATCCCCTGCCCAGCCAATAGCCACTTTGAGGCCCAGGGTACAGGATGTCCATCTACATGTGTCAACCCCAATTCCACCAACAACTGCCCCCTCCCAAACCAAGAGAGCTGTGTCTGCAATTCAGGCTACCTCCTGAGTGGAGGGGTCTGTGTCCCTCATTCTGACTGTGGCTGCAGCTTTGAGGGTCACTACTACCGCTCAGGAGAAACTGTCATACTGGATGCAGACTGTGGGAGGCGCTGTACATGCAGATTTGGCTCCATGACTTGCAGCTCTCACACCTGTGGCCAACATGAGTCCTGCAGGGTGGAGGATGGAGTAAGAGGTTGCAGACCAAACAGCTTTGCAACATGTTGGACAAGAGGCCCAGGATCATACAATACATTTGATGGAGTGATGTATCAGTACCCTGGAGCATGTCGCCTGACCCTTGCCAAAGTTATGGGATCCTCTGATCGCACACACTTCATGattactgtggaaaaagttcctCAGGGGCCACAGGGTTTCTCTAATGTGCTAAAATTTGAGGCACAGGGAACACAAGTTGCTATTGAGATGTCAAATACTAGCACCGTTAAG GTTGATGGCCAACTGACCAGACTGCCATTCAGCTCTGGATCCAACAGAATCCGTATCTTCCAAAGCAGCACTCACAGTGTCATCCTTCGCACAGCCTTTGGTGTAACTCTGCAGACTGTCTGGCCTCATTTTGTCCGTGTCACTGCACCAGGTGTCTACAGTGGTTTATTAGGTGGACTTTGTGGAAACTACAATGCTGACCAGAATGACGATTTCCGTACACCCAATGGTACTCTAGTCACTGACTCCCAGATGTTTGGGGACAGTTGGCGAGATGGCTCCCTGGCAGATCACTGTGTGGAAAGCAGACCTCGTAATCCTGCAACCAATTTACGTTCCAGTGAGTACTGTGGAGTTCTTACTTCACCCACTGGGCCCTTTACATCATGCTGGGCTGCAGTGAACCCCTGGCAGCAGGTAGATGCATGTGTAGAAATCCTCCAAGGCTCCAGAGATCCAGCATCAACGCTGTGTGAGGTCCTCCGAGATTATGCACTGATGTGTCAACATAACGATGGATCCTTGGGACAGTGGAGGAATGCAACTGGCTGTG TACCAACCTGTCCATCAAACAGTCATTATGAACTCTGTGGAAGTTCATGTCCGTCTTCCTGCCCCAGCCTCTCCTTCCCCTTCACCTGTGACACTCAGTGCCAGGAGGGATGCCAGTGTAATGATGGGTTTGTCCTCAATGGTAACCAGTGTGTGCCTCCAACATCCTGTGGATGCTTTCATGATGGACGATATCGGCAAGCTGGAGAACAGTTCTGGGATGGAGAAGCATGTCAGAGCTTTTGCACCTGTAATGGTGTAACTGGTGTAGTCCAATGTTCCCCAAATTCATGTGGACCTCAGGAGTCCTGCCATGTTGTGGGGGGTGAGTTTGGCTGCCATCCCAACCCTCATGGCACCTGCTCGGCCTCTGGAGACCCTCACTACCTGACCTTTGATGGCAAGGCTTATGACTTCCAGGGAACCTGCCGCTATGTTCTGGCAACAGTGTGCAATGACACTGTGGACCTTCACCAGTTTTCTGTGAAAGCAAAGAATGAACCGTGGTTTGGACTGCCAGTTTCTATCACGGCTGAAGTGGTTGTTGATGTCTTGGGCTATGAAGTGCGTATGTCGAGAGGCAACATTGGTACTGTGGAG GTGAATGGAATCACAAGAAACCTGCCCATTGTTTTCAATGGAAGCCTGTCAATTTTTGGAAGTGGATCTCAAACATTTGTCAACGCAGCTTTTGGACTGAGCGTCATGTATGATGGAAGTAGCACAGTGTCCATTTCGGTGCCCCCAAGCTACAG AGGAAACATGTGTGGACTTTGTGGAAACTTCAATGGAAATCAAACTGATGATTTCCACACTCCAAGTGGAGCATTGTCCAACACTGCAGATGCTTTTGGGGCAGCTTGGAAGGTTCCTGGAAACCACACCTGTAGTGACGGCTGTGGCTCTTCATGCGCACAATGCAATGATGACCGATCTGCCAGGGCCCAGTGTGAGGTGATCCGGGCAGCTGACGGCCCCTTCAGCTTCTGCCACGAGGAGGTGGATCCAGCACCATATTTCAGTGACTGCGTCTTTGATGTCTGCGTGTCGGGAAATCGAGGCAGTGATCTCCTGTGCAGGGCTCTAGAGACATACGTCAGTGCCTGTCAGTCTGCTAATGTCCGAATCTACCCTTGGAGACAAAACACCACTTGCA gaACTGAGTGCCCAGCCAACAGCCATTATGAGCTGTGTGGAACAGACTGCGGCCACACCTGTGCCAGCAGCATTGATGCTGCCTGTGACCATGTTTGCTCTGAGGGATGTTTCTGTGATGAAGGTTTTTCCAGGAGTGGAACAAGCTGTGTGCCTGTGGAGAGCTGTGGCTGTCAGCATGACGGCTTCTATTTCAAT GCCGGTGAGTCCTTCTGGACAGACGGTTGCTCCCAACAGTGTGAATGTCAAGCGCCCAATGTCCTGATCTGCAGTCCCTCATCATGCACTCCTACACAAGAGTGCACCATCAGAGATGGCCAGCTGGGCTGTTACGACGCCATGTCTACCTGTACTGTATTGGGTGACCCACACTACATCACCTTCGATGGAGCCCTAACTCATTTCCAGGGATCATGCTCTTACGTCATCACTGAAAGCTTGAGACACAGCAACAATGAAACTCAGTACAAAGTCGTGGCCACCAACAAGCACAGAGGAAACAACTTTGTGTCTTTCGTGTCATCAGTTGATATATTCCTCTCAAATCATCCAGAGAGTGCTCATGTCAGACTCGGACCGAACAAGAGAGTCAag GTAAATGGAGCAGAGGTTTCTCTTCCCACCACTGCAGGAACTTTTGGTCAGGTGATGAGGCAGGGAAGTTACATAGTGTTTAATGCTGCTGATGTCGTAGTCCAGTTTGATGGCTCCAGTACTTTACTGGTCAGGATGGGCCGCAACTACCAGAACAGAGTTAGTGGAATGTGTGGGAACTTCAATGGTGATCCCAATGATGACAAAGTTTTGCCCAATGGTACTTTGGCCCAAAACGACAACCAGTTTGGCCACAGCTGGAAATCAGAGACAAGCCAAGAAGG ATGTGGATCCACTGATCAGAGAAGTGGTGATGGACTAAGTGACTGCCGCTTCATAGAAGAatacaaagaactctgcagagTCATCACCAACACCAGTGGCCCATTCAGTTCTTGTCACCTGCATTCAAACCCCCAACCAtttttcacttcctgtgtttacGATCTCTGCCTCTATACACCAGCCAATGGCATGCTGTGTTCTGCTGTCTCTGCTTATGAGAAAACCTGCACCAATTTGGGCCTTAGCATCCCCAACTGGCGCTCTCCTTTGCGTTGTG CTGAGACTGACCCCTGTGAACAGCTGGACTGCGCAGAGTATGAGTGGTGTGGTAAGAAAAATGGTGTGTACGGCTGCTTCTGTGACGAGCAACATCATCGACCCAACAATGAGAGCTACG ACTCAAACATTGAATGCTCCAGCAGTTCTGGCACCATGTCAGTGTCTCGCTGCCAGCTGTTTGAAGCGGGCTTCCACTCCAGTGCTCTCCATCTCCATGACAGCTCTTGCAACGGGACTCTCCAGGACGGACGACTCATCTTCCATTTTGACAATGACGGCCATCTGTGTGGGACAGCTCTTAGG AGCAATGGAACTCACTTCATGTATGAGAACACTATTCAAGGGCATGTGGATCCTCATGGAGGTTTGATTAGCCGTGAGAGGAATCTTCATCTGGATTTCTCCTGTGTTTACCCTCTGGCTCAGGCTCTGTCAATGGCTGTGGGCATCAACCCTGTGGAGAG CATTTTGAGGAAGAAGCTTCCTGTTGGCACTGGATCTTATAGTGTGAGGATGATCCCCTATGAGGATGAAGGCTTCCACTTCCCCTTGAGCACTAATGGAAACATAGAACTGGAAGttgatcaaatgttttacatgGAGGTGCGAACAGAAGGGGTGGATCAGCGCCAGTTTGCCACAGTTCTGGACTCTTGCTGGGCCACGCCAGTCAACCAAGCAAACTATCCTGTCCGCTGGGATCTCATTGCTTCGCA GTGTCCTAATCCAGAAGATGGAACCGTAGAGGTGATTCAGAACGGTGTCTCCACTGTGTCTCGTTTCTCCTTCAGGATGTTCAGCTTCACCAACCACACACAGATTTACTTGCACTGCAGTGTCCACTTGTGTCTTTTGAGAAACAACAACTGCAGAGCT cattgCTACCCGGGTTACCACACTCTATTCAAGAGGGACGTATCTTACCATGACTCTTCAGCTCTGTCAATTGGACCACTGGTGCTTGTGGCACAACCAAACACTG GTGGACTAATCCAAAGAAACGGTGTGAATCGAAAGATATCGACGTCAGATGGTACAGGCCATCTGGCATCAATTGTTACCCTGATTGTCAGTTTGCTGATGACCAGAATTCTGGTCAATTAA